The following proteins come from a genomic window of Pseudomonas cichorii:
- a CDS encoding methyl-accepting chemotaxis protein, protein MKNWTLRQRILASFAVIIAIMLLMVVVSYSRLLSIESSEEQVRLDALPGVYYSTLVRSSWGESYIRTLELIGEGRARPLTKQEQDQFEGFDDYLQTQIDGYKKSIFDEAERANFALFEKRRESYSRLLKEVHASYGAGDYAKARAEFYEQVNPVWSEGRKQLNDIIVANKLLADKATESIVTAVLGAKISMVFSLLIALMAAGTCGLLLMRSITAPMQLIVKILDVMRTGDLSSRLNLARKDEFNAVETGFNDMMTELTALVAQAQRSSVQVTTSVTEIAATSRQQQATATETAATTTEIGATSREIAATSRDLVRTMTEVTSAADQASVLAGSGQQGLARMEDTMHQVMGAANLVNSKLAILNEKAGNINQVVVTIVKVADQTNLLSLNAAIEAEKAGEYGRGFAVVATEVRRLADQTAVATYDIEQMVREIQSAVSAGVMGMDKFSEEVRRGMFEVTQVGEQLSQIIHQVQALAPRVLMVNEGMQAQATGAEQINQALVQLADASSQTVDSLRQASFAIDELSQVAVGLRSGVSRFKV, encoded by the coding sequence GTGAAGAACTGGACTCTGCGCCAAAGGATTTTGGCGAGTTTTGCCGTCATCATCGCGATCATGCTGTTGATGGTGGTTGTGTCTTACTCGCGCTTGTTGTCGATTGAGTCCAGCGAGGAACAGGTCCGCCTCGATGCGCTTCCAGGCGTCTATTACAGCACTCTGGTGCGCAGCTCCTGGGGCGAAAGTTACATTCGCACCCTGGAGCTGATCGGCGAAGGCCGGGCGCGACCACTGACCAAGCAGGAGCAGGATCAGTTCGAAGGGTTCGACGATTATCTCCAGACCCAGATAGATGGTTACAAGAAGTCCATTTTCGACGAGGCTGAAAGAGCCAACTTTGCCTTGTTCGAGAAACGGCGCGAAAGCTATAGCCGCTTACTCAAGGAAGTCCATGCTTCCTATGGCGCGGGCGATTATGCCAAGGCGCGTGCCGAATTCTATGAACAGGTGAATCCGGTCTGGAGTGAGGGCCGCAAACAGCTCAACGATATCATCGTCGCCAACAAACTACTGGCCGACAAGGCGACCGAGAGCATTGTGACTGCCGTTTTGGGCGCCAAGATCAGCATGGTCTTTTCCCTGTTGATCGCGCTCATGGCCGCTGGTACTTGCGGTCTGCTGCTGATGCGCTCTATCACTGCACCCATGCAGCTCATCGTGAAAATCCTCGACGTCATGCGTACCGGCGATCTGAGTTCGCGCCTGAATCTGGCACGCAAGGATGAGTTCAACGCCGTGGAAACCGGCTTCAACGACATGATGACCGAGTTGACCGCACTGGTTGCCCAGGCTCAGCGTTCCTCGGTCCAGGTCACCACCTCCGTCACCGAAATTGCGGCCACTTCGCGTCAGCAGCAGGCCACCGCCACTGAAACTGCCGCCACGACCACTGAAATCGGTGCGACCTCACGTGAAATCGCTGCCACTTCCCGTGATCTGGTCCGCACCATGACTGAAGTGACCTCGGCTGCCGATCAGGCTTCGGTCCTGGCCGGTTCCGGTCAGCAAGGGCTGGCGCGGATGGAAGACACCATGCATCAGGTGATGGGCGCGGCCAATCTGGTCAACTCCAAGCTGGCGATCCTCAACGAGAAGGCCGGTAATATCAATCAGGTGGTGGTGACTATCGTCAAGGTCGCGGACCAGACCAACCTGTTGTCGCTCAATGCCGCCATCGAGGCCGAAAAAGCCGGTGAATACGGGCGCGGTTTTGCGGTGGTTGCCACGGAAGTGCGCCGTCTGGCCGACCAGACCGCCGTTGCCACTTATGACATCGAGCAGATGGTGCGCGAAATCCAGTCAGCGGTGTCCGCTGGCGTGATGGGTATGGACAAATTCTCCGAAGAAGTGCGACGTGGCATGTTCGAGGTCACCCAGGTGGGCGAGCAGCTTTCGCAGATCATTCATCAGGTCCAGGCTCTGGCACCGCGGGTGCTGATGGTCAACGAGGGGATGCAGGCCCAGGCCACGGGCGCCGAGCAGATCAATCAGGCATTGGTCCAGTTGGCCGATGCCAGCAGCCAGACTGTCGACTCATTGCGTCAAGCCAGTTTCGCCATCGACGAGTTGAGTCAGGTCGCGGTAGGGCTGCGCAGTGGCGTCTCGCGATTCAAAGTCTGA
- a CDS encoding chemotaxis protein CheW: protein MMDLSPKRQGPVPVANKLFLLFRIGEERYALEAIEISEILPRVKLKAIAHVPHWVAGIFSHRGEIVPVIDISALSSGQAAAARTSTRMVLVHYRHDAAHPAQLLGLILEQATETLRCPASEFKEYGLENRLAPYLGPVRECEQGLLQWIHVQELLTEPVRELLYPIPPLDLELLEDAP, encoded by the coding sequence ATGATGGATCTCTCACCCAAACGTCAGGGCCCTGTGCCTGTCGCGAACAAGCTGTTTCTATTGTTCCGTATCGGCGAGGAGCGTTACGCGCTGGAGGCCATCGAGATCTCCGAAATCCTGCCGCGTGTGAAACTCAAGGCCATCGCTCACGTGCCCCATTGGGTGGCGGGCATCTTCTCCCACCGTGGCGAAATCGTGCCGGTCATCGACATCAGCGCCTTGAGTTCCGGGCAGGCGGCAGCTGCACGCACCAGTACCCGCATGGTGCTGGTGCATTATCGTCATGATGCGGCGCACCCGGCACAGTTGCTCGGGCTTATTCTGGAGCAGGCGACCGAGACCTTGCGTTGTCCGGCTTCGGAATTCAAGGAGTACGGCCTGGAAAACCGCCTGGCGCCTTATCTGGGGCCGGTTCGGGAGTGCGAGCAGGGGCTGTTGCAATGGATTCACGTTCAGGAGCTGTTGACCGAACCCGTGCGTGAGCTGCTGTATCCCATTCCTCCGCTTGATCTGGAGCTTCTTGAGGATGCGCCATGA
- a CDS encoding CheR family methyltransferase: protein MSDDSRFFSFLKDRIGLDVTSVGEAIIVRALRQRSQNTTSADDEAYWQLLLSSPDEQQALIEAVIVPETWFFRYPESFLTLGKLSSERLMTLKNSRPLRILSLPCSTGEEPYSIAMALFDANIGAQYFKIDAIDISPLSIQKAVRGIYGKNSFRGSDLGFRDRHFKPVGDGYQVEDRVRARVNFQAGNLLDPALATQEPYDFVFCRNLVIYFDQATQRHVFKVLKRLTREDGVLFIGPAEGNLLSRVGMRSAGIAQSFAFRHAPGQDASAPVLAEPVPIARSVAPPVREPARPAPRPFAPAPASVSAPVPSRPASAATGGDDSATQLATIASLANEGKSVEARAACERYLQRHEPVAQVFYWLGLLSEVEGNVAQAQGFYRKALYLQPQHPESLAQLAALLASQGDSAGARRLQDRATRGANKQGSNR from the coding sequence ATGAGTGATGACTCGCGCTTTTTCAGTTTTCTCAAGGATCGCATTGGCCTGGATGTCACCTCCGTGGGCGAGGCCATCATTGTGCGTGCGTTGCGCCAGCGCTCTCAGAACACCACTTCAGCAGACGATGAAGCCTATTGGCAGTTACTGCTGAGTTCGCCTGACGAGCAGCAGGCCCTGATCGAAGCGGTGATCGTTCCGGAAACCTGGTTTTTCCGTTACCCCGAGTCCTTCCTGACCCTGGGCAAGCTGTCATCTGAACGCCTGATGACGCTCAAGAATTCAAGGCCACTGCGTATTCTCAGTTTGCCGTGTTCGACTGGTGAAGAGCCCTATTCCATTGCCATGGCGCTGTTCGATGCCAACATCGGTGCGCAGTACTTCAAGATCGACGCCATCGATATCAGCCCTCTGTCGATTCAAAAGGCTGTTCGTGGCATTTATGGCAAGAACTCGTTCCGGGGCTCTGATCTGGGCTTTCGCGACCGGCATTTCAAGCCGGTGGGGGATGGCTACCAGGTTGAAGACAGGGTGCGGGCACGGGTCAACTTCCAGGCCGGCAATCTGCTGGACCCGGCTCTGGCAACTCAGGAACCCTACGATTTTGTGTTCTGCCGCAATCTGGTGATCTATTTCGATCAGGCCACGCAACGCCACGTATTCAAGGTACTCAAGCGCCTGACCCGTGAAGACGGGGTGTTATTCATCGGTCCGGCCGAGGGTAATCTGCTGAGTCGGGTCGGCATGCGCTCTGCCGGTATCGCGCAATCGTTCGCCTTCAGGCATGCGCCCGGCCAGGACGCCAGTGCGCCTGTACTGGCCGAGCCTGTACCGATTGCCCGCAGCGTTGCGCCACCGGTTCGCGAGCCTGCCCGGCCCGCGCCACGGCCTTTCGCGCCTGCGCCTGCATCGGTCAGTGCGCCTGTTCCTTCCCGGCCCGCGTCCGCTGCCACAGGCGGCGATGATAGCGCGACCCAACTGGCGACCATCGCCAGTCTGGCCAACGAGGGCAAAAGCGTGGAAGCGCGTGCGGCTTGTGAACGTTATCTGCAGCGGCACGAGCCGGTGGCGCAGGTGTTCTACTGGCTGGGGCTGCTCAGCGAAGTGGAGGGTAATGTGGCGCAGGCTCAGGGTTTCTATCGCAAGGCGCTGTACTTGCAGCCGCAGCATCCTGAATCCCTGGCGCAACTGGCTGCCTTGCTGGCCTCGCAAGGGGACAGTGCCGGTGCCCGTCGCCTCCAGGATCGCGCTACCCGTGGCGCCAATAAACAAGGAAGCAATCGATGA
- a CDS encoding chemotaxis protein CheW — MTGLSTLASLTHDDAQDIDDCWNRIGIHGDRSCPVLPEHIHCRNCAVYSAAATRLLDRYSLLQEHRDPFQGSQLQRDVQTRSILVFRLGDEWLGLATRSLSEVAPDQAIHSLPHQRSRALLGVANVRGALVACISLVELLGLDSGSVLATSGRVVPRMLIIAAQGGPVVVPVDEVDGIHAMEERHLNAASASGTHANARFTRGVLQWKGRSLRLLDEDELLAAINRSLT; from the coding sequence ATGACGGGGCTGTCCACTCTTGCGAGTCTGACTCACGACGACGCCCAGGACATTGATGATTGCTGGAACCGCATCGGCATTCACGGTGACCGTTCCTGCCCGGTATTGCCGGAGCACATCCATTGCCGCAACTGTGCGGTGTACTCCGCTGCAGCCACTCGCCTGCTCGATCGCTATTCCCTGCTTCAGGAGCATCGCGACCCGTTTCAGGGCAGTCAGTTGCAGCGTGATGTCCAGACCCGCTCGATCCTGGTCTTCCGCCTGGGTGATGAGTGGCTCGGGCTGGCGACCCGCAGCCTGTCGGAGGTCGCGCCCGATCAGGCCATCCATTCGTTGCCCCATCAGCGTTCCCGTGCGCTGCTCGGTGTGGCCAATGTGCGTGGTGCCCTGGTGGCATGCATTTCTCTGGTCGAACTGCTGGGGCTCGACAGCGGATCGGTGCTGGCCACCAGTGGGCGTGTGGTGCCGCGCATGTTGATCATCGCCGCACAAGGCGGGCCGGTGGTGGTGCCGGTGGATGAAGTCGATGGTATTCACGCCATGGAAGAGCGCCATCTGAATGCGGCGTCGGCCTCCGGCACGCATGCCAATGCACGATTTACTCGTGGTGTCCTGCAATGGAAGGGTCGCAGTCTGCGTTTGCTCGATGAAGATGAGTTGTTGGCGGCGATCAACCGGAGCCTGACATGA
- a CDS encoding response regulator, translating to MHDVQPDELKTADENSAMVLLVDDQAMIGEAVRRGLANEESIDFHFCADPHQAIAQAMQIKPTVILQDLVMPGLDGLTLVREYRNNPMTRDIPIIVLSTKEDPLIKSAAFAAGANDYLVKLPDTIELVARIRYHSRSYMTLLQRDEAYRALRVSQQQLLDTNLVLQRLMNSDGLTGLSNRRHFDEYLELEWRRATREQSQLSLMMIDVDYFKAYNDNFGHLEGDEALRQVAKAIRASCSRPSDLPARYGGEEFAMVLPNTTPGGVRLLAEKLRQSVAGMNIPHMAPAPGSTLTVSIGVATVIPQNGLNSRQLILDADKGLYLAKHSGRNQVAVGG from the coding sequence ATGCATGACGTGCAGCCCGACGAATTGAAGACTGCCGATGAAAACTCGGCGATGGTGCTGCTGGTGGACGATCAGGCGATGATCGGTGAAGCCGTGCGTCGTGGTCTGGCCAATGAAGAGTCCATCGACTTCCACTTCTGCGCCGACCCCCATCAGGCCATTGCCCAGGCTATGCAGATCAAACCGACGGTCATCCTGCAGGATCTGGTCATGCCGGGTCTGGACGGGCTGACACTGGTGCGCGAATACCGCAACAACCCCATGACCCGGGACATTCCGATCATCGTGCTTTCCACCAAGGAAGACCCGCTGATCAAGAGTGCGGCGTTTGCGGCGGGGGCCAATGACTATCTGGTCAAGCTGCCCGACACCATCGAACTGGTGGCGCGCATCCGTTACCACTCCCGCTCCTACATGACCCTGTTGCAGCGCGATGAAGCCTACCGCGCCTTGCGGGTCAGCCAGCAGCAACTGCTCGACACCAATCTGGTGCTGCAACGCCTGATGAACTCCGATGGCTTGACCGGCCTGTCCAATCGCCGTCATTTCGATGAATACCTGGAGCTGGAATGGCGCCGGGCGACCCGTGAGCAGAGTCAGTTGTCGCTGATGATGATCGATGTGGACTACTTCAAGGCCTACAACGACAACTTCGGTCACCTCGAAGGCGACGAAGCCTTGCGTCAGGTGGCCAAGGCGATTCGCGCCAGTTGCAGCCGTCCGTCCGATTTGCCGGCCCGTTATGGCGGCGAAGAGTTCGCCATGGTCCTGCCCAATACCACCCCCGGTGGCGTCCGGTTGCTGGCTGAAAAACTGCGCCAGAGCGTGGCGGGCATGAACATCCCGCACATGGCACCGGCGCCGGGCTCGACGCTGACCGTGAGCATCGGCGTGGCGACCGTGATTCCGCAGAACGGCCTCAACAGCCGACAACTGATCCTCGATGCCGACAAGGGCCTGTATCTGGCCAAGCACAGTGGTCGTAATCAGGTAGCGGTAGGCGGCTGA
- the prfB gene encoding peptide chain release factor 2 (programmed frameshift) produces MEINPILNSIKDLSERSETIRGYLDYDHKHDRLTEVNRELEDPAVWNNPEYAQNLGRERASLAQIVETLDDMTSGLADAKDLLLMSAEEEDQAAVDDVAAEVERLRELLEKLEFRRMFSGDMDPNNAYLDIQAGSGGTEAQDWANILLRMYLRWADKRGFDATIMELSAGEVAGIKGATVHIKGEYAFGWLRTEIGVHRLVRKSPFDSGNRRHTSFSAVFVSPEIDDNIEIDINPADLRIDTYRSSGAGGQHVNTTDSAVRITHVPTNTVVSCQNERSQHANKDTAMKMLRARLYEQEVQKRNAASQALEDTKSDIGWGHQIRSYVLDASRIKDLRTNIERSDCDKVLDGDLDEYLIASLKQGL; encoded by the exons ATGGAAATCAACCCGATCCTAAACAGCATCAAGGACCTGTCCGAGCGCTCCGAAACCATTCGGGGGTATCTT GACTACGATCACAAGCATGATCGTCTGACCGAAGTAAACCGCGAGCTCGAAGATCCCGCTGTCTGGAACAACCCCGAGTACGCACAGAACCTGGGCCGCGAGCGCGCTTCGCTGGCGCAGATCGTCGAAACGCTGGATGACATGACCTCGGGTCTGGCCGACGCCAAGGACCTGTTGCTGATGTCCGCCGAGGAAGAAGACCAGGCTGCCGTCGACGATGTGGCCGCTGAAGTCGAGCGCCTGCGCGAACTGCTGGAAAAGCTGGAATTCCGTCGCATGTTCAGCGGCGACATGGACCCGAACAACGCCTACCTGGACATCCAGGCCGGTTCCGGTGGCACCGAAGCCCAGGACTGGGCCAACATCCTGCTGCGCATGTACCTGCGCTGGGCTGACAAGCGTGGCTTCGATGCAACCATCATGGAGCTGTCCGCCGGTGAAGTCGCCGGTATCAAGGGCGCGACCGTGCATATCAAGGGTGAATACGCCTTTGGCTGGCTGCGTACCGAAATCGGCGTTCATCGTCTGGTGCGCAAGAGCCCGTTCGACTCCGGCAACCGTCGCCACACCTCGTTCTCGGCTGTCTTCGTCTCGCCGGAAATCGATGACAACATCGAAATTGACATCAACCCGGCAGACCTGCGGATCGACACCTACCGCTCCTCCGGTGCCGGTGGTCAGCACGTAAACACCACTGACTCGGCGGTACGTATCACCCACGTTCCGACCAACACCGTGGTCAGTTGCCAGAACGAACGTTCCCAGCATGCGAACAAGGACACCGCCATGAAAATGCTGCGGGCCCGTTTGTATGAGCAGGAAGTGCAGAAGCGCAACGCTGCGTCCCAGGCGCTTGAAGACACCAAGTCCGACATCGGCTGGGGTCATCAGATTCGCTCCTACGTTCTGGATGCCTCGCGCATCAAGGACCTGCGGACCAACATCGAGCGTAGCGACTGTGACAAGGTGCTCGACGGCGACCTCGACGAGTACCTGATCGCAAGCCTCAAGCAAGGCCTGTAA
- the lysS gene encoding lysine--tRNA ligase, with translation MSDQQLDPQALQQEENTLIALRKEKLAAERAKGQAFPNDFRRDSYCNDLQKKYADKTKEELADAAIPVKVAGRIMLNRGSFMVIQDMTGRIQVYVNRKTLPEETLAAVKTWDLGDIIATEGTLARSGKGDLYVEMTSVRLLTKSLRPLPDKHHGLTDTEQRYRQRYVDLIVNEEVRDTFRVRSQVIAHIRSFLMKRDFLEVETPMLQTIPGGAAAKPFETHHNALDMEMFLRIAPELYLKRLVVGGFEKVFEINRNFRNEGVSTRHNPEFTMLEFYQAYADYEDNMDLTEELFRELAQLVLGTTDVPYGDKVFHFGEPFVRLSVFDSILKYNPELTADDLNDIDKARAIAKKAGAKVLGFEGLGKLQVMIFEELVEHKLEQPHFITQYPFEVSPLARRNNDNPSVTDRFELFIGGREIANAYSELNDAEDQAERFQAQVADKDAGDDEAMHYDADFVRALEYGMPPTAGEGIGIDRLVMLLTNSPSIRDVILFPHMRPQA, from the coding sequence ATGAGCGACCAACAACTCGACCCGCAAGCCCTGCAACAGGAAGAAAACACCCTGATCGCCCTGCGCAAGGAAAAGCTTGCTGCCGAGCGCGCCAAGGGTCAGGCCTTCCCCAACGACTTCCGCCGCGACAGCTACTGCAACGATCTGCAGAAAAAGTATGCTGACAAGACCAAGGAAGAGCTGGCCGATGCAGCGATTCCGGTCAAGGTTGCCGGTCGCATCATGCTTAACCGTGGCTCGTTCATGGTGATCCAGGACATGACCGGTCGCATCCAGGTCTACGTCAACCGCAAGACCCTGCCGGAAGAAACCCTGGCTGCGGTCAAGACCTGGGACCTGGGTGATATCATCGCCACCGAAGGTACGCTGGCCCGTTCCGGCAAGGGCGACCTGTACGTCGAAATGACCAGCGTGCGCCTGCTGACCAAGTCCCTGCGTCCGCTGCCGGACAAGCACCATGGCCTGACCGACACCGAGCAGCGCTATCGTCAGCGTTACGTTGACCTGATCGTCAACGAAGAAGTACGCGATACCTTCCGTGTCCGCTCGCAAGTCATTGCCCACATCCGCAGCTTCCTGATGAAGCGCGACTTCCTTGAAGTCGAAACGCCGATGCTGCAGACCATTCCCGGTGGTGCTGCTGCCAAACCGTTCGAGACGCACCACAATGCCCTCGATATGGAAATGTTCCTGCGCATCGCGCCTGAGCTGTACCTCAAGCGCCTGGTGGTCGGCGGCTTCGAGAAAGTGTTCGAGATCAACCGCAACTTCCGTAACGAAGGCGTTTCTACTCGTCACAACCCTGAATTCACCATGTTGGAGTTCTACCAGGCTTACGCCGACTACGAAGACAACATGGACCTGACCGAAGAACTGTTCCGCGAACTGGCGCAACTGGTTCTGGGCACCACTGACGTGCCTTATGGCGACAAGGTGTTCCACTTCGGCGAGCCGTTCGTTCGTCTGTCCGTGTTCGACTCGATCCTCAAGTACAACCCAGAGCTGACCGCTGATGACCTGAACGACATCGACAAAGCCCGCGCCATCGCCAAGAAAGCCGGCGCCAAGGTGCTGGGCTTCGAAGGTCTGGGCAAACTTCAGGTGATGATTTTTGAAGAACTGGTCGAGCACAAGCTGGAGCAGCCGCACTTCATTACCCAGTACCCGTTTGAAGTCTCGCCGCTGGCACGCCGCAACAATGACAACCCTAGCGTCACCGACCGTTTCGAGCTGTTCATCGGTGGCCGTGAAATCGCCAACGCCTACTCCGAGCTGAACGACGCTGAAGACCAGGCCGAGCGCTTCCAGGCCCAGGTGGCCGACAAGGATGCCGGTGACGACGAAGCCATGCATTACGACGCCGACTTCGTACGTGCGCTGGAATACGGCATGCCGCCAACGGCCGGTGAAGGTATCGGCATCGACCGCCTGGTGATGCTGCTCACCAACTCCCCGTCGATCCGCGACGTGATCCTGTTCCCGCACATGCGGCCACAAGCGTAA
- a CDS encoding TetR/AcrR family transcriptional regulator yields MTIAQEGAADVASAVARSVRYQGRKASREGSEQRRQKILDAAMRIVVRDGVRAVRHRAVATEAQVPLSATTYYFKDIDDLLTDAFAQYVERSAAYQAKLWQNTEVVLREMLTRGTANPADRLRLADDIARMTMEYIRHQLQTRREYLIAEHAFHHEALINPRLAPLVVAHQEILLQGTYQFLQVIGSSQPVQDAQVLTGIIRRMEYQGLLHGPHYQADEEILGILTRQTRLVLGIDSSVCP; encoded by the coding sequence GTGACAATCGCTCAAGAAGGCGCCGCCGACGTTGCCAGCGCCGTGGCCAGGAGTGTCAGGTATCAGGGCCGCAAGGCCAGTCGGGAGGGGAGTGAGCAGCGTCGGCAGAAGATTCTCGATGCGGCCATGCGCATCGTGGTCCGCGATGGTGTGCGGGCGGTGCGGCACCGGGCCGTTGCTACTGAAGCGCAGGTGCCGCTGTCGGCCACCACCTATTACTTCAAGGACATCGATGACCTGCTGACCGATGCCTTCGCTCAGTATGTCGAACGCAGCGCAGCCTATCAGGCCAAATTGTGGCAGAACACCGAAGTCGTGCTGCGGGAAATGCTGACCCGCGGTACCGCCAATCCGGCTGACCGTTTGCGTCTGGCCGATGATATTGCGCGCATGACCATGGAATACATCCGTCACCAGTTGCAGACTCGCCGTGAGTATCTGATTGCCGAGCACGCCTTTCACCATGAGGCATTGATCAATCCTCGGCTGGCGCCGCTGGTGGTTGCCCATCAGGAGATCCTGCTGCAAGGCACCTATCAGTTTCTGCAGGTTATCGGCTCATCGCAGCCTGTTCAGGATGCTCAGGTGTTGACGGGGATTATCCGCCGGATGGAATATCAGGGTCTGCTTCATGGCCCGCACTATCAGGCGGACGAAGAAATACTCGGTATTCTCACTCGCCAGACGCGTCTGGTCCTTGGGATCGACTCATCGGTCTGCCCATGA
- a CDS encoding flavohemoglobin expression-modulating QEGLA motif protein, whose translation MDEYQQTIRALSDRIVLAQTPIRVLDAVKWDEKVRKDFLAAKGKALPAVDRAYYENRPLGFDSGALKLEFQNIERDITRQLGQFNPVGQIMRRMCKEYRMVIRMLEARGTPDFGLISQELYGAASDAFHAGDPTLADLGLMLSDYLNNIAGRGDLKDEPKILTAKDAVSLLQSRLNRVFGEAEETIRVFESDGIVADAAAGADYIKIRSDAMFNERDVRALEVHEGLVHVGTTLNGQNQPICTFLSKGPPSSTVTQEGLAILMEVIAFASYPSRLRKLTNRTRAIHMAEEGADFLQVFEFYREQGFGMPESYGNASRVFRGSTPNGLPFTKDLSYLKGFIMVYNYIQLAVRKGKLEQVPLLFCGKTTLEDMRTLRQLVDEGLVVAPKYLPDQFRDMNALSAWMCFSNFLNHLSLDRIEADYSNIL comes from the coding sequence GTGGACGAGTACCAGCAAACCATTCGTGCGTTATCGGATCGAATAGTCTTAGCCCAGACGCCGATTCGTGTACTGGATGCGGTGAAGTGGGATGAAAAAGTACGCAAGGATTTTCTCGCCGCCAAAGGCAAGGCATTGCCTGCCGTTGACCGTGCCTATTACGAGAATCGTCCTCTGGGGTTCGACTCCGGGGCTTTGAAGCTCGAGTTCCAGAACATCGAGCGTGATATCACCCGCCAGTTGGGCCAGTTCAACCCGGTCGGGCAGATCATGCGTCGCATGTGCAAGGAATACCGCATGGTGATCCGCATGCTCGAAGCCCGTGGCACACCGGATTTCGGGCTGATCTCCCAGGAACTGTACGGCGCGGCCTCCGATGCATTTCATGCCGGTGACCCGACCCTGGCGGACCTGGGGCTGATGCTTTCGGATTACCTGAACAATATTGCCGGTCGGGGCGACCTTAAGGACGAACCCAAGATACTCACCGCCAAGGATGCCGTTTCCCTGCTGCAGAGCCGCTTGAACAGGGTATTTGGCGAAGCCGAGGAAACCATCCGGGTGTTTGAGTCAGACGGTATCGTTGCCGATGCGGCGGCGGGGGCCGATTACATCAAGATCCGCTCCGACGCGATGTTCAACGAGCGCGATGTGCGAGCGCTTGAAGTCCATGAAGGGCTGGTGCATGTCGGCACCACGCTCAATGGTCAGAACCAGCCGATCTGCACCTTTCTGTCCAAGGGGCCGCCCTCATCGACCGTGACTCAGGAAGGGCTTGCCATCCTGATGGAAGTCATCGCGTTCGCGTCCTATCCCAGCCGCCTGCGCAAGCTGACCAACCGCACTCGTGCGATTCATATGGCGGAGGAGGGCGCTGACTTCCTGCAGGTTTTCGAGTTCTATCGCGAGCAGGGTTTTGGCATGCCGGAGAGCTATGGCAATGCCAGCCGGGTCTTCCGTGGATCGACGCCAAACGGGCTGCCATTCACCAAAGACTTGTCCTACCTCAAGGGTTTCATCATGGTTTACAACTATATTCAGTTGGCCGTGCGCAAGGGCAAGCTTGAACAGGTACCGTTGTTGTTCTGTGGCAAGACCACCCTTGAAGACATGCGTACCCTGCGTCAATTGGTGGATGAGGGGTTGGTGGTCGCGCCCAAATACCTGCCCGACCAGTTCCGCGACATGAACGCCCTGTCGGCCTGGATGTGTTTCTCCAACTTCCTCAACCACTTGAGCCTGGATCGTATCGAGGCCGATTATTCGAATATTTTGTAG
- a CDS encoding alpha/beta hydrolase: protein MKLIGILVLIFSLTGCSSMLFYPEPGLPFTPEKAHLQYRDVTLTAADGTRLHAWWLPAKEGVPVKGTVLHLHGNGGNLAWHLGGSGWLPEQGYQVLLLDYRGYGLSEGAPSIPAIYQDIQAAFDWLDAEPQVQGKPRIVLGQSIGGALGVHYLSQHPEQRSKLKALILDGVPASYRDVARYTLGTSWLTWPLKTPLSWLIPDADSAINGLPQLKGTPMMIFQSMDDTLVPLSNGIRLYKAAPLPRVLQVTRGGHVQTFSDPLWRQVMLRYLEDPERFNGLRRLAEVPNYPQPAIQTEPAESPHE from the coding sequence GTGAAGCTGATCGGCATTCTCGTGTTGATCTTCAGCCTCACAGGCTGCAGTTCGATGCTGTTCTACCCGGAACCCGGTTTGCCGTTCACGCCTGAAAAGGCCCACCTTCAATACCGAGACGTCACGCTGACAGCGGCCGATGGCACTCGTCTGCATGCCTGGTGGCTGCCCGCCAAGGAAGGCGTCCCGGTCAAGGGCACGGTGCTGCATCTGCATGGCAACGGCGGCAACCTGGCCTGGCATCTGGGGGGAAGCGGGTGGTTGCCCGAGCAGGGTTATCAGGTCCTGCTGCTGGACTATCGCGGTTACGGGCTGTCTGAAGGGGCGCCGAGCATACCGGCCATCTATCAGGACATTCAGGCCGCATTCGACTGGCTGGATGCCGAACCTCAGGTACAAGGCAAGCCACGGATCGTGCTGGGGCAGAGTATTGGCGGTGCGTTGGGTGTGCATTATCTGTCGCAACATCCTGAACAGCGCAGCAAGCTGAAGGCGCTGATTCTTGACGGCGTGCCGGCCAGCTATCGCGATGTCGCCCGCTACACCCTTGGCACGTCCTGGCTGACCTGGCCGCTGAAGACCCCGCTGTCATGGCTGATCCCGGATGCCGACAGCGCCATCAACGGATTGCCGCAACTCAAGGGCACACCGATGATGATCTTCCAGAGCATGGACGACACCCTGGTGCCACTTTCCAATGGCATCCGTCTCTATAAGGCCGCGCCTCTGCCGCGGGTGTTGCAAGTGACCCGTGGCGGCCACGTGCAGACCTTCTCTGACCCGCTCTGGCGTCAGGTGATGCTGCGTTATCTGGAAGACCCGGAGCGTTTCAACGGCCTGCGCCGTCTGGCCGAAGTCCCCAACTACCCGCAACCGGCTATTCAAACCGAACCGGCAGAGAGCCCTCATGAGTGA